A genomic window from Herbiconiux aconitum includes:
- a CDS encoding LCP family protein encodes MNDSGGRPRRQSSGPIRHGRQRTPSPFSAILKGLAVVLAVALVSIGSVAAYAINNLAQQVTANAVDLGGGTEAAPPPPPVLGAFEGGFNLLVVGTDNDPNQGDSFGERDATLNDVNILLHVSADHKNAVVVSFPRDLVISHPECTDPDTGEVFDAMSAQPLNDAWERGGLACVNSTIENLTGLDINYAAATSFDGVIEMTNAVGGVPVCLNEPIFDADSGLDLPAGTSTIEGQMALSFLRNRHGVGDGSDLARIASQQQYLSSMARTLKSANTLTDISKLYGLAQAAASNIKLSTSLSSLDSMVSLALTMKDVDLNNIVFVQYPSGSSADFPGKVVPSQDLADELFAKVQADQPFTLADDSTGTGSTVVPTDPATPADPATPVDPATPVDPAVPSTDAPATGAPVEAAPEVIDGLTGQTAAEQTCASAFSD; translated from the coding sequence TTGAACGACAGCGGCGGACGCCCGAGGCGGCAGAGCTCCGGGCCCATCCGGCACGGTCGTCAACGCACCCCATCGCCGTTCTCGGCGATTCTGAAGGGGCTCGCCGTGGTGCTCGCCGTCGCACTCGTGAGCATCGGCTCGGTCGCCGCCTACGCGATCAACAACCTCGCCCAGCAGGTGACGGCCAACGCCGTCGACCTCGGCGGCGGAACCGAGGCGGCACCCCCGCCCCCGCCGGTTCTCGGCGCCTTCGAGGGCGGGTTCAATCTGCTCGTCGTGGGCACCGACAACGACCCGAACCAGGGCGACAGCTTCGGCGAGCGGGATGCGACCCTGAACGACGTCAACATCCTTCTGCACGTCTCGGCCGACCACAAGAACGCCGTGGTCGTGAGCTTTCCGCGCGACCTCGTCATCTCGCACCCTGAGTGCACCGACCCCGACACCGGGGAGGTCTTCGATGCGATGAGCGCGCAGCCGCTCAACGACGCCTGGGAGCGCGGCGGCCTGGCCTGCGTCAACTCCACCATCGAGAACCTCACCGGGCTCGACATCAACTACGCCGCCGCCACCTCCTTCGACGGCGTGATCGAGATGACGAACGCGGTCGGCGGAGTGCCGGTGTGCCTCAACGAGCCGATCTTCGACGCCGACTCCGGCCTCGACCTGCCCGCAGGCACCAGCACCATCGAGGGTCAGATGGCCCTGTCGTTCCTGCGCAACCGTCACGGCGTCGGAGACGGCAGCGACCTGGCGCGCATCGCCTCGCAGCAGCAGTACCTCTCGTCGATGGCGCGCACGCTGAAGAGCGCGAACACCCTGACCGACATCTCGAAGCTCTACGGTCTGGCCCAGGCTGCGGCGTCGAACATCAAGCTCTCGACCTCGCTGTCGAGCCTCGACTCGATGGTGTCGCTCGCGCTCACCATGAAAGACGTCGACCTCAACAACATCGTCTTCGTGCAGTACCCCTCGGGTTCCTCGGCCGACTTCCCGGGCAAAGTGGTTCCCTCGCAGGATCTCGCCGATGAGCTCTTCGCGAAAGTGCAGGCCGACCAGCCGTTCACTCTCGCCGACGACTCGACCGGAACGGGGTCGACCGTGGTGCCCACCGATCCGGCGACCCCGGCCGATCCGGCGACTCCGGTCGACCCGGCGACCCCGGTCGACCCGGCCGTGCCATCGACGGATGCGCCGGCCACCGGCGCCCCGGTCGAGGCAGCCCCGGAGGTCATCGACGGGCTCACCGGCCAGACAGCCGCCGAGCAGACCTGCGCGAGCGCCTTCTCCGACTAG
- a CDS encoding LacI family DNA-binding transcriptional regulator, with protein sequence MKRKATINDVAKAAGVSKGLVSFALNDRPGVSPETRDRILTVARDLDYRPSLSARSLSTRTSYAFGLVIARDPEILGADPFFPSFIAGVERVLLHEGRALVLSVVADEQHEATVYRTLTADARVDGVFITDLRHDDSRIPLLRELGMPAVTLGRPEGAQHGDADAFPAVCLDDTPGIVAAAQHLIDLGHRRIAHVIGPRRMLHATRRNGAFAATLEAAGLPADLVIETDFTAAQGASATEALLDLADPPTAIVYGNDPMAIAGIGVAHERGLNLPGDLSITGFDDSELARYVYPALTSVRTDPLAWGEAAARTLLRLTTTGVADDVDLEPARVITRSSTGPVRA encoded by the coding sequence ATGAAGCGCAAAGCGACGATCAACGACGTCGCCAAGGCGGCCGGCGTCAGCAAGGGCCTCGTCTCGTTCGCGCTCAACGATCGCCCCGGCGTCTCACCCGAGACCCGCGATCGCATCCTCACCGTCGCCCGCGATCTCGACTACCGGCCGAGCCTCTCGGCACGATCGCTCTCCACCCGAACCTCCTACGCCTTCGGCTTGGTCATCGCCCGCGATCCTGAGATCCTCGGCGCCGACCCCTTCTTCCCCTCCTTCATCGCGGGCGTCGAGCGCGTGCTGCTGCACGAGGGCCGCGCGCTCGTGCTCAGCGTCGTCGCCGACGAGCAGCACGAAGCCACCGTCTACCGCACCCTCACGGCCGACGCGCGGGTCGACGGCGTCTTCATCACCGACCTGCGTCACGACGATTCGCGCATCCCGCTGCTGCGCGAACTCGGCATGCCCGCTGTCACCCTCGGTCGCCCTGAGGGCGCCCAGCACGGCGACGCGGATGCCTTCCCCGCGGTTTGCCTCGACGACACCCCCGGTATCGTGGCCGCCGCCCAGCACCTCATCGATCTCGGACATCGCCGCATCGCGCACGTCATCGGGCCGCGCCGGATGCTGCACGCCACCCGTCGCAACGGCGCCTTCGCCGCGACGCTCGAGGCGGCAGGGCTGCCGGCCGACCTCGTGATCGAGACGGACTTCACCGCCGCACAGGGCGCATCCGCCACCGAGGCCCTGCTCGACCTGGCCGATCCGCCCACCGCCATCGTCTACGGCAACGATCCGATGGCCATCGCCGGCATCGGGGTGGCGCACGAGCGAGGGCTGAACCTGCCTGGCGACCTCTCGATCACAGGCTTCGACGACTCCGAGCTCGCCCGGTACGTCTACCCCGCCCTCACCTCCGTGCGCACCGATCCCCTCGCCTGGGGCGAAGCAGCGGCCCGCACCCTTCTCCGGCTCACCACCACCGGTGTCGCCGACGACGTCGATCTCGAACCCGCGCGTGTCATCACGCGTTCCTCGACCGGGCCCGTCCGGGCCTGA
- a CDS encoding carbohydrate ABC transporter permease — MTSTVSDPRAPVPSRTGAAGPDSSKGKGNGNGNGKDRAKRSVAHRIFGRQPLGLLFSSPYLVFVLAVFAFPIVYSVWISFHDFFFAAPGANPARPFVGLDNYVAAFSNPAVIRSFGNVGIFLLINVPLTVVLSLLLASALNKVVHARTFLRVSFYVPYVTASVAVVAVWLFLFNGNGLVNSLLGPLAPSPSWLINENLAMPVIAIYVTWKQLGFYILLYLAALQNVPKELYESAATDGAGRIRQFFSVTVPGVRPATLLVLLVSTVTGANLFTEPYLLTGGGGPNGASASPVLLMYQLGIQQGQPDVASAIGVVLVIGVLIIAFLQNRLVGERDS; from the coding sequence ATGACTTCCACCGTCAGTGATCCCCGCGCCCCGGTGCCCTCGCGCACCGGGGCCGCGGGCCCGGATTCAAGCAAGGGCAAGGGCAACGGCAACGGCAACGGTAAGGACCGCGCCAAGCGCTCCGTCGCGCACCGCATCTTCGGGCGTCAGCCCCTCGGCCTCTTGTTCAGCTCCCCCTACTTGGTGTTCGTGCTCGCAGTGTTCGCGTTCCCGATCGTGTACTCGGTCTGGATCTCGTTCCACGACTTCTTCTTCGCCGCCCCCGGCGCCAACCCGGCCCGCCCCTTCGTGGGTCTCGACAACTACGTCGCCGCTTTCAGCAACCCGGCGGTCATCCGCTCCTTCGGAAACGTCGGCATCTTCCTGCTCATCAACGTTCCGCTCACGGTGGTGCTCTCGCTGCTGCTCGCGAGCGCGCTCAACAAGGTGGTGCACGCCCGCACCTTCCTGCGGGTGAGCTTCTACGTGCCCTACGTCACGGCGAGTGTCGCCGTCGTGGCGGTGTGGCTGTTCCTGTTCAACGGCAACGGACTCGTCAACTCGCTCCTCGGGCCGCTCGCCCCGAGCCCGTCGTGGCTGATCAACGAGAACCTGGCCATGCCGGTGATCGCCATCTACGTCACCTGGAAGCAGCTGGGGTTCTACATCCTGCTCTACCTGGCGGCGCTGCAGAACGTGCCCAAAGAGCTCTACGAGTCGGCTGCGACCGACGGGGCCGGGCGCATCCGTCAGTTCTTCTCGGTCACGGTGCCGGGTGTTCGGCCGGCGACTCTGCTGGTGCTGCTGGTGTCGACCGTCACAGGAGCCAACCTCTTCACCGAGCCCTACCTGCTCACCGGTGGTGGTGGCCCCAACGGCGCCTCCGCCAGCCCGGTGCTGCTGATGTATCAGCTCGGAATCCAGCAGGGGCAACCGGATGTCGCATCCGCCATCGGTGTGGTGCTGGTGATCGGTGTGCTGATCATCGCCTTCCTGCAGAACCGACTCGTGGGGGAGAGGGACTCATGA
- a CDS encoding DUF4190 domain-containing protein, translating to MTNNTPTPESPTSTSTETGATETLDGAMTATATLPPAATGTLPAAATGTGTPAAAGTVPIYPSHQAPQQPAPPAAPQPAQLYPPQPKTNILGIVTLVLGILGFGVIPVITGHIALNQIKKTGEDGRGLTLAGLILGYVTLAGWLLIAAFWVALAGFAVVGAALGAN from the coding sequence ATGACGAACAACACCCCCACCCCCGAGTCCCCCACCTCCACCTCCACCGAGACCGGCGCCACCGAGACCCTCGACGGCGCGATGACCGCGACCGCGACTCTGCCGCCCGCCGCGACCGGCACGCTTCCGGCGGCCGCGACCGGCACCGGCACCCCCGCTGCCGCCGGCACCGTTCCCATCTACCCCAGCCACCAGGCCCCGCAGCAGCCTGCGCCGCCTGCCGCTCCGCAGCCCGCCCAGCTCTACCCACCGCAGCCGAAGACCAACATCCTCGGCATCGTGACGCTCGTGCTCGGCATCCTGGGCTTCGGTGTGATCCCCGTGATCACCGGCCACATCGCGCTCAATCAGATCAAGAAGACCGGTGAAGACGGCCGCGGTCTCACGCTCGCCGGACTCATCCTCGGCTACGTCACCCTGGCCGGCTGGCTCCTCATCGCCGCCTTCTGGGTGGCACTGGCCGGGTTCGCCGTCGTCGGCGCGGCACTGGGCGCCAACTGA
- a CDS encoding ABC transporter substrate-binding protein, with the protein MQKSSAKRSKRVLAVALAAVAGIGLAACSGGSGGGGGSAASDLTATGPITIWYSNNATELEWGKQMVEAWNAENPDQEITGQEIPAGKSSEEVIGAAITAGNAPCLVFNTAPSAVGQFEKQGGLVNLSEFDDGASYIEERSGDIAKQYQNADGDYFQLPWKSNPVVIFYNKDLFTQAGLDAENPKLSTYDDFLATSKTLVDSGVAPFAILPAPTSEFFQMQFDFMPLYAAATGGTPLIEDGKATFADDKGTEVAQFWRDLYDQKLAGQEAFQGDAFADGQAAMAIVGPWAISVYDGVNFGSVPVPTPEVTDASEVWTFSDAKNVGLFSACENKGTAWDVLKFATSEEQDGAFLEATGQMPLRQDLPTVYADYFQANPAYQAFGDQASRTVEVPGGPNTVQIMQAFRDAWSKSVIFGEGEVGQSLTDAATKIDQLASQP; encoded by the coding sequence GTGCAGAAATCCTCAGCGAAGAGGTCGAAGCGCGTTCTGGCCGTCGCCCTGGCGGCCGTCGCGGGAATCGGCCTCGCAGCCTGTTCGGGCGGAAGCGGAGGCGGGGGCGGCAGCGCCGCAAGCGACCTCACCGCCACCGGCCCCATCACCATCTGGTACTCCAACAACGCCACCGAGCTCGAGTGGGGCAAGCAGATGGTGGAGGCCTGGAACGCCGAGAACCCCGATCAGGAGATCACCGGCCAGGAGATCCCGGCCGGCAAGTCGAGCGAAGAGGTGATCGGCGCCGCCATCACGGCCGGCAACGCCCCGTGCCTCGTCTTCAACACCGCCCCGAGCGCGGTGGGCCAGTTCGAGAAGCAGGGCGGGCTGGTGAACCTCAGTGAGTTCGACGACGGCGCCTCCTACATCGAAGAGCGCTCCGGAGACATCGCGAAGCAGTATCAGAACGCCGACGGCGACTACTTCCAGCTCCCCTGGAAGTCGAACCCCGTCGTCATCTTCTACAACAAGGATCTGTTCACCCAGGCCGGTCTCGACGCCGAGAACCCGAAGCTGTCGACCTACGACGACTTCCTCGCCACCTCGAAGACCCTGGTGGATTCGGGCGTCGCGCCCTTCGCCATCCTGCCCGCTCCGACGAGCGAGTTCTTCCAGATGCAGTTCGACTTCATGCCGCTCTATGCCGCGGCCACCGGCGGTACGCCGTTGATCGAAGACGGCAAGGCGACCTTCGCCGATGACAAGGGCACCGAAGTGGCGCAGTTCTGGCGCGACCTCTACGACCAGAAGCTGGCCGGCCAGGAGGCCTTCCAGGGTGACGCCTTCGCCGACGGGCAGGCCGCCATGGCCATCGTGGGCCCGTGGGCGATCTCGGTCTACGACGGCGTGAACTTCGGCTCCGTGCCGGTGCCGACGCCCGAGGTGACCGACGCGAGCGAGGTCTGGACCTTCAGCGACGCGAAGAACGTCGGCCTGTTCAGTGCTTGCGAGAACAAGGGCACCGCGTGGGATGTGCTGAAGTTCGCCACCAGCGAGGAGCAGGATGGCGCCTTCCTCGAAGCTACCGGCCAGATGCCGTTGCGTCAGGATCTGCCGACCGTCTACGCCGACTACTTCCAGGCGAACCCGGCCTACCAGGCCTTCGGCGACCAGGCCAGCCGCACGGTCGAGGTGCCGGGAGGCCCGAACACCGTGCAGATCATGCAGGCGTTCCGGGATGCCTGGAGCAAGTCCGTGATCTTCGGAGAGGGTGAGGTGGGCCAGTCGCTCACCGATGCCGCCACGAAGATCGATCAGCTGGCGTCGCAGCCCTAG